TTTCCTTCAGTTCATGCAATTCCATCTGCGCTTCCAGAATGCGGTCATTCCTCAGCATTTTATCTACAATTTCGGAGCGAAGCACGACATTGGCCATGGATTGGGCGGGACCGTCATGGATTTCTCGCGCGACCCGCTTCCTCTCCTCTTCCTGGGCCTGGATAATTTGCAGACCCATCAGCTGATGTTTCTTCGCCTCTTCCAGGACGGCTCCTACCTTGCTCAGATCCCCCGTCAGATACCCGAGTACGACGCCCATCTGGGTCACCAGCTGTTCGGCGCGCTCGATTGTCTCCTCCAGCGTGCGCAGCTGACGCTCCAGATCGTTCCGCCGCTTTTTCAGGTTATTTTCGCGCTCCCGATAGATCGACAGCTCCACCTGGATGCGATTCGCTTCCTCATAGGCGATGCGAATATCCTCTTCCGTATAGGTGTTGAAATTGCGGCTGACCAGCACGAGGCGGGCGCGGGCCCTGCGGTAGGAGAGCTCCAATTCATCTACCTTGCTTATCACTTTTGCGATTTCCTGGCGCAATTCATGCAAATCAAATTTGAGGGAGTTCCCCTCTTGCCTGGCGTTCTCGGCGATCTCAAATATTTGCGATTTACTCGTCTCCACCGTCTCGATCGTGCGATTAATCACACCATCCAACATGGTAATACTGATCGCCTGATTCATCATGGTTCTCCTTCAAACGCAGTTTTAACCTCTCGGAACAGTTGCTCAAGCCTGGCTGTATCCACTTCCCGCAGCCCGACATCATAGCGGGGGATGGAAAATGGATCGACCTTCGCAGTCACGACTCCCGGATTGGAATTGAATACAAACCGGTACCCTGCCTGCTTGGCTGTATCGAGCACGATTTCGTTGCTGTAGCCAAACGGCAGCGAAATGGTTTCCACCTGTTTGCCGACCAGATCGCTCAGGCCGACGCGAGACATGGTAAAGTCCACATACAGGCGTGTTCGGTACTCCTGCTCGTCTTCGAGCCGCTCCAGATCTTCAACATAGACGGGAGCGGTCTCCGGACCCAGCTCTCCCCATTCGTTGCGCGCCTTCTCATCATGCAGGCTGTACGTATGAGAACCGATGTCCACCAACCCGGTTTGCAGCATCTCTTTTACCTGCGGCCTGGACAGCGGCATGGTCATGTTCTCCCGTTTGCGCTCGTCCGTATCTCGCAGTCGTCCCAGGATGGCAAAATTGACGGACGGAAACTGATAACGCTCCATCACGGGAAAGGCATGGGTGTAATAGCTTTCGTACCCATCGTCAAAAGTGATCAGCACCGCATTGGCGGTGGGCAGCACACCCGTTTCCACAAAACGGACAAACTCTGTCAACGAAATCGGATGAAAGTTGTTTTCGTACAGAAACTCCATATGTTTTTCGAATGCATCAGCACCGATGACATAGCGCTGGTCAGAATTGTCGGTCACATGATGGTACGTCAAAACAACTACCCGATTTCTGTACCATAATGCTGAGGAAACAGCTTTTTCCCGGCTGTCATCTTTTTGTGGCAAAGCTTCGTTTTTCTCACTTGTGCTTATAGACGTAATCACATGGGGGAAAGGTTGCACTTTTGACTCCTCTAGTTGTAAAAAAGAGGATGTCCCGAGCAGTCCGCCAGCTACAACCAGCCCTAAAGTCATGAAAAATACGAGAAGGAAGGGCAGTCTCTTCGGCAAACAGATCCCTCCTCTATGCCTATATAGGAATTTCGACGTACGCAAACAGATTCCTTTATGAACTGAATTCCAGTAAAGCTCCTGTCTATTTACCCATTGCCCGGGAGCATATAAGCGGTTATATCGAATTCCGTGTGCCTTTTAACCAGTAAAACGAATAGCGGGGCTGTAGTGAGAAGAATCATGTTCCCATGCTAAGCTCCGTTCTCCGCCCTGCAGGGAGGCTTCACTGTCCGCTCCACAGCGGCCCCTCAGGCACAAAAAAGAGCCCGGTGAATCACCAGGCTCTCCAGGCATCTGTTATTGCTGCATGAATGCGGCTGCATCCTGCTTGAGCGCTTCCGCCTTGTCTGTGCGCTCCCATGGCACATCCAAGTCATTGCGGCCGAAATGGCCGTAGGCCGCTGTCTGCTTGTAAATCGGGCGGCGCAGATCAAGCTGCTTAATGATACCGGCAGGACGAAGATCAAAATGCTTGCGGATCAGCGTCACCAGATGCTCCTCCGCCACCTTGCCGGTGCCAAAGGTATCGACGCTGATGGAAACAGGCTGCGCCACGCCAATAGCGTATGCTACCTGAACTTCACATTTGTCGGCGAGGCCGGCTGCCACGATGTTTTTCGCCACATAGCGCGCTGCGTACGCACCGGAGCGGTCCACTTTTGTCGGATCTTTCCCGGAGAAAGCGCCGCCGCCGTGACGAGCATAACCGCCGTAGGTATCTACGATGATTTTGCGTCCGGTCAAACCGGCATCACCCTGCGGGCCGCCGATAACAAAACGTCCTGTCGGGTTAATGAAATATTTGGTTTCGGCATCCAGCAGTTCAGCTGGCACAACCGGCTTGATCACATGCTCGGTGAGGTCTTGTTTGATTTGCTCCAGCGTTGCTTCAGGCGCGTGCTGCGTCGAGATGACGATCGTGTCGATGCGGACTGGCTTGTCCCCATCGTACTCCACTGTAACCTGTGTTTTTCCATCCGGGCGCAGATAGCTCAGCTGGCCGTTTTTGCGTACTTCAGTCAGACGGCGCGCCAATTGGTGAGCCATGCTGATCGGCAGCGGCATCAGCTCAGGTGTCTCGTTGCAAGCAAAGCCGAACATCAGGCCTTGGTCGCCGGCGCCAATTGCTTCGATCTCCGCATCTGTCATGGTACCCTCACGCGCTTCCAATGCCTGGTCTACGCCGAGGGCAATGTCTGCAGACTGCTCGCCAATCGCTGTCAGTACGCCGCAAGTGTCGGCGTCAAAACCAAACTTGGCGCGATCGTAGCCGATTTCACGGATGGTGTCACGAACGAGCTTTTGAATATCTACGTAAGTATTGGTGGTGATTTCTCCCGCCACGAGCACCAGACCCGTGGTAACGGAAGTTTCGCATGCGACGCGAGCATTCGGGTCCTTGGACAAAATCGCATCCAGGATCGAGTCGGAAATTTGGTCGCAAATCTTGTCGGGATGACCTTCTGTGACGGATTCAGAAGTAAACAGACGACGCCCTTTTTGCAAAGCCAATGTAAATACCTCCTTTGACCTCATACAAATAGTGTGGTAGCCGAAACAGGTTATTATTAGACGACGGCACAAGCAAAAAAAAACCTTTTCCTGTATGTGAGGAAAAGGTGCTGTGATTGCGTTCCCTACCCTCTTATCGGCCAGAACAGGTTACCGTTCTGCTGGTTAGCACCGCTCGAGTCGGTTGCCGGGCTTCATGGGGCCAGTCCCTCCGCCTGCTCTGGATAAGAGTATCCATTACGGTTTATAGAATAATCGTTTTTATCTCCGGTGTCAATAAGCGGTTAGCGTATTTCGTACTTGCCCCGGACCATGATGTAGGCCACGTTGTCGTACCCCGACTGTAGGCGCAGACCGCGATTGTCAGAGCGGGCAATCAGAAGCAGGTGATTGGCCTGCACGAGTGCTCCGCCGCGCAGGTCGGCTCCTTCGGTAATATCGGTCAAGCCGTCGCCTTTATTGCCTGCTACGGCTTGTACCTTGCCGGTGCGAACGATAAATTCGGTCCCTTCAAAGCCGTAGAGCGTCTGCCCCGGATACAGCTCCACCACGGTCAATCCATTGGAGACACTGCCTCCGCCTCCGCCCAA
This sequence is a window from Brevibacillus composti. Protein-coding genes within it:
- a CDS encoding sensor histidine kinase; protein product: MNQAISITMLDGVINRTIETVETSKSQIFEIAENARQEGNSLKFDLHELRQEIAKVISKVDELELSYRRARARLVLVSRNFNTYTEEDIRIAYEEANRIQVELSIYRERENNLKKRRNDLERQLRTLEETIERAEQLVTQMGVVLGYLTGDLSKVGAVLEEAKKHQLMGLQIIQAQEEERKRVAREIHDGPAQSMANVVLRSEIVDKMLRNDRILEAQMELHELKEMVRLSLADVRRIIFDLRPMALDDLGLVPTLQKYIQTYEDRTKISVDLVVFGVEQPLQSSVKAALFRLVQECLNNVEKHAGASNVQVKLEFLEEMLRLVVKDDGVGFDKEKQISKGSSFGLLGMRERSQLLEGTMELQTSPGEGTRVMFQIPVKF
- a CDS encoding polysaccharide deacetylase family protein — translated: MTYHHVTDNSDQRYVIGADAFEKHMEFLYENNFHPISLTEFVRFVETGVLPTANAVLITFDDGYESYYTHAFPVMERYQFPSVNFAILGRLRDTDERKRENMTMPLSRPQVKEMLQTGLVDIGSHTYSLHDEKARNEWGELGPETAPVYVEDLERLEDEQEYRTRLYVDFTMSRVGLSDLVGKQVETISLPFGYSNEIVLDTAKQAGYRFVFNSNPGVVTAKVDPFSIPRYDVGLREVDTARLEQLFREVKTAFEGEP
- the metK gene encoding methionine adenosyltransferase codes for the protein MQKGRRLFTSESVTEGHPDKICDQISDSILDAILSKDPNARVACETSVTTGLVLVAGEITTNTYVDIQKLVRDTIREIGYDRAKFGFDADTCGVLTAIGEQSADIALGVDQALEAREGTMTDAEIEAIGAGDQGLMFGFACNETPELMPLPISMAHQLARRLTEVRKNGQLSYLRPDGKTQVTVEYDGDKPVRIDTIVISTQHAPEATLEQIKQDLTEHVIKPVVPAELLDAETKYFINPTGRFVIGGPQGDAGLTGRKIIVDTYGGYARHGGGAFSGKDPTKVDRSGAYAARYVAKNIVAAGLADKCEVQVAYAIGVAQPVSISVDTFGTGKVAEEHLVTLIRKHFDLRPAGIIKQLDLRRPIYKQTAAYGHFGRNDLDVPWERTDKAEALKQDAAAFMQQ